The following are encoded in a window of Poecile atricapillus isolate bPoeAtr1 chromosome 3, bPoeAtr1.hap1, whole genome shotgun sequence genomic DNA:
- the SGK1 gene encoding serine/threonine-protein kinase Sgk1 isoform X1, which produces MSAALDIASIKGSAGAAAGLAALAASLLPAGRPARKGSYSGLQQRPGAGAQAQPPRRRAAPGVPAGSKMRGKEEKSSLKAFMKQRRMGLNDFIQKIATNSYACKHPEVQSILKISQPQEPELMNANPSPPPSPSQQINLGPSSNPHAKPSDFHFLKVIGKGSFGKVLLARHKAEEQFYAVKVLQKKAILKKKEEKHIMSERNVLLKNVKHPFLVGLHFSFQTADKLYFVLDYINGGELFYHLQRERCFLEPRARFYAAEIASALGYLHSLNIVYRDLKPENILLDSQGHIVLTDFGLCKENIEHNGTTSTFCGTPEYLAPEVLHKQPYDRTVDWWCLGAVLYEMLYGLPPFYSRNTAEMYDNILNKPLQLKPNITNSARHLLEGLLQKDRTKRLGAKEDFMEIKNHIFFSPINWDDLINKKITPPFNPNVSGPSDLRHFDPEFTDEPVPNSIGQSPDSILITASVKEAAEAFLGFSYAPPVDSFL; this is translated from the exons ATGTCAGCCGCCCTCGATATTGCGTCCATAAAGGGGTCAGCCGGAGCAGCGGCCGGCCTCGCCGCCCTCGCCGCCTCCCTCCTGCCCGCGGGCCGCCCGGCCAGGAAGGGGAGTTATTCGGGATTGCAGCAGCGGCCGGGAGCGGGagcccaggcacagcctccGCGCCGCCGCGCCGCGCCCGGGGTCCCGGCAGGCAGCAAGATGAGGGGCAAAGAGGAGAAGTCGTCGCTGAAAG CTTTCATGAAGCAGAGAAGAATGGGACTAAACGACTTCATTCAGAAGATAGCCACCAACTCCTATGCATGCAAGCA CCCTGAAGTTCAGTCTATCTTGAAAATCTCTCAGCCTCAAGAGCCTGAACTTATGAATGCTAATCCTTCTCCTCCG ccCAGTCCTTCACAGCAGATCAATCTCGGCCCATCATCCAACCCACATGCCAAACCATCAGACTTCCATTTCTTAAAAGTGATTGGAAAAGGCAGTTTTGGGAAG GTCCTCCTTGCACGGCATAAGGCAGAAGAGCAGTTCTATGCTGTTAAAGTCCTGCAGAAAAAAGCAATCCTGAAGAAAAAGGAG gagaaGCACATTATGTCAGAACGCAATGTCTTGCTGAAGAATGTGAAACACCCCTTCCTGGTCGGGCTTCACTTCTCCTTCCAAACTGCAGACAAATTGTATTTTGTCCTGGACTACATCAATGGCGGAGAG TTGTTCTACCATCTCCAGAGGGAGCGTTGCTTCCTGGAGCCGAGAGCCCGATTTTACGCTGCTGAAATTGCCAGTGCACTGGGCTATCTGCACTCCCTGAACATCGTTTATCG TGACTTGAAACCAGAGAACATCCTGCTTGATTCACAGGGGCACATTGTCTTGACTGACTTTGGACTCTGCAAAGAAAACATAGAGCACAATGGCACGACCTCCACCTTCTGCGGCACACCAGAG TATCTTGCTCCTGAAGTTCTCCATAAGCAGCCCTATGATCGGACTGTGGACTGGTGGTGCCTTGGAGCAGTCCTGTATGAGATGCTTTATGGCTTG CCACCCTTCTACAGCAGGAACACCGCAGAAATGTACGACAATATCTTGAACAAACCCTTGCAGCTGAAGCCAAATATTACCAACTCAGCTAGACATCTGCTGGAAGGCCTCTTGCAGAAGGACAGGACAAAGAGACTTGGTGCCAAGGAGGACTTT ATGGAGATTAAGAATCACATCTTCTTCTCCCCAATTAACTGGGATGATCTCATTAATAAGAAGATTACACCCCCTTTTAACCCAAATGTG AGCGGCCCCAGTGATCTGCGACACTTTGATCCGGAGTTTACAGATGAGCCAGTCCCTAACTCCATTGGCCAGTCCCCAGACAGCATCCTCATCACCGCCAGTGTCAAAGAAGCTGCTGAGGCTTTTTTGGGCTTCTCATATGCCCCACCTGTGGACTCTTTCTTgtga
- the SGK1 gene encoding serine/threonine-protein kinase Sgk1 isoform X2 — protein MTVKAAEASGPTLTYSKMRGMVAILIAFMKQRRMGLNDFIQKIATNSYACKHPEVQSILKISQPQEPELMNANPSPPPSPSQQINLGPSSNPHAKPSDFHFLKVIGKGSFGKVLLARHKAEEQFYAVKVLQKKAILKKKEEKHIMSERNVLLKNVKHPFLVGLHFSFQTADKLYFVLDYINGGELFYHLQRERCFLEPRARFYAAEIASALGYLHSLNIVYRDLKPENILLDSQGHIVLTDFGLCKENIEHNGTTSTFCGTPEYLAPEVLHKQPYDRTVDWWCLGAVLYEMLYGLPPFYSRNTAEMYDNILNKPLQLKPNITNSARHLLEGLLQKDRTKRLGAKEDFMEIKNHIFFSPINWDDLINKKITPPFNPNVSGPSDLRHFDPEFTDEPVPNSIGQSPDSILITASVKEAAEAFLGFSYAPPVDSFL, from the exons ATGACCGTGAAGGCAGCTGAGGCGTCTGGTCCTACCTTGACTTACTCGAAGATGAGGGGGATGGTGGCCATCCTCATCG CTTTCATGAAGCAGAGAAGAATGGGACTAAACGACTTCATTCAGAAGATAGCCACCAACTCCTATGCATGCAAGCA CCCTGAAGTTCAGTCTATCTTGAAAATCTCTCAGCCTCAAGAGCCTGAACTTATGAATGCTAATCCTTCTCCTCCG ccCAGTCCTTCACAGCAGATCAATCTCGGCCCATCATCCAACCCACATGCCAAACCATCAGACTTCCATTTCTTAAAAGTGATTGGAAAAGGCAGTTTTGGGAAG GTCCTCCTTGCACGGCATAAGGCAGAAGAGCAGTTCTATGCTGTTAAAGTCCTGCAGAAAAAAGCAATCCTGAAGAAAAAGGAG gagaaGCACATTATGTCAGAACGCAATGTCTTGCTGAAGAATGTGAAACACCCCTTCCTGGTCGGGCTTCACTTCTCCTTCCAAACTGCAGACAAATTGTATTTTGTCCTGGACTACATCAATGGCGGAGAG TTGTTCTACCATCTCCAGAGGGAGCGTTGCTTCCTGGAGCCGAGAGCCCGATTTTACGCTGCTGAAATTGCCAGTGCACTGGGCTATCTGCACTCCCTGAACATCGTTTATCG TGACTTGAAACCAGAGAACATCCTGCTTGATTCACAGGGGCACATTGTCTTGACTGACTTTGGACTCTGCAAAGAAAACATAGAGCACAATGGCACGACCTCCACCTTCTGCGGCACACCAGAG TATCTTGCTCCTGAAGTTCTCCATAAGCAGCCCTATGATCGGACTGTGGACTGGTGGTGCCTTGGAGCAGTCCTGTATGAGATGCTTTATGGCTTG CCACCCTTCTACAGCAGGAACACCGCAGAAATGTACGACAATATCTTGAACAAACCCTTGCAGCTGAAGCCAAATATTACCAACTCAGCTAGACATCTGCTGGAAGGCCTCTTGCAGAAGGACAGGACAAAGAGACTTGGTGCCAAGGAGGACTTT ATGGAGATTAAGAATCACATCTTCTTCTCCCCAATTAACTGGGATGATCTCATTAATAAGAAGATTACACCCCCTTTTAACCCAAATGTG AGCGGCCCCAGTGATCTGCGACACTTTGATCCGGAGTTTACAGATGAGCCAGTCCCTAACTCCATTGGCCAGTCCCCAGACAGCATCCTCATCACCGCCAGTGTCAAAGAAGCTGCTGAGGCTTTTTTGGGCTTCTCATATGCCCCACCTGTGGACTCTTTCTTgtga